In Clupea harengus chromosome 25, Ch_v2.0.2, whole genome shotgun sequence, one genomic interval encodes:
- the ttc19 gene encoding tetratricopeptide repeat protein 19, mitochondrial isoform X1 yields the protein MALPISCRLLLSHLSRFNSCVLETSSRPILCKSNVLLALRELINGQTANISPSLAWRSAVSRRSFRRCISSHVNEESQNGDKSSKRNVLWCAVAAFSFFGKADDERDEAQKAEDEIILLLKKAKLSMMRDELDAASGFLHQAIRLAHQTHNTQAIIYTYSLMANLAFVQGQLTNAEKLFKAAMSFMLSGGTPQDHNAVIEMSLKLASIYASQNKNELAEHGFQFCTESLEGKIAKHKELPLEELSDEERKDTRLLLGLCLDARARYLAVSHRLAEATTDYRRALQICSEEQGESHPQTLVLMSDLATILDLQGKHEEALGHINRAMQLGKDAGHPDQHVLQSNMAAILMHQGQFEEASRLFHEALALAQAMGDREAEEQIQEGLKELASRRDAQTDGKPAGQTECQAEGQAASE from the exons ATGGCGCTACCCATTAGCTGTCGTCTTCTGCTATCACACTTATCTCGATTTAATTCCTGTGTTTTGGAAACgtcgagtaggcctattttaTGCAAGAGCAATGTATTGCTTGCTCTAAGGGAACTGATTAATGGGCAAACAGCGAATATTTCTCCGTCCTTGGCGTGGAGAAGCGCAGTGAGCAGAAGGTCATTCCGACGTTGTATCAGTAGCCACGTAAACGAGGAAAGCCAAAATGGAGATAAATCCAGCAAGCGGAATGTATTATGGTGTGCTGTTG CAGCTTTCTCCTTCTTCGGCAAGGCTGAcgatgagagagatgaggcgCAGAAGGCAGAGgatgaaatcattttgctaCTGAAAAAAGCCAAG CTCAGTATGATGCGGGACGAGTTGGACGCAGCCAGTGGCTTCTTGCATCAGGCCATAAGACTGGCTCATCAGACTCATAACACACAGGCCATTATCTACACATACAGCTTG ATGGCAAACCTCGCCTTTGTTCAAGGTCAGCTGACCAAT GCAGAGAAACTCTTCAAGGCAGCCATGAGTTTCATGCTCTCTGGGGGAACGCCTCAG GATCACAATGCAGTCATTGAGATGTCCTTGAAGCTGGCAAGCATATATGCCTCTCAGAACAA GAATGAATTGGCAGAGCATGGGTTCCAGTTTTGTACAGAATCTCTGGAGGGCAAGATTGCGAAACACAAGGAGCTCCCCCTAGAGGAGTTATCAG ACGAGGAGAGGAAGGACACGCGGCTGCTGCTGGGTCTGTGTCTGGACGCCAGGGCGCGCTACCTGGCTGTCTCCCATCGGCTGGCCGAGGCCACGACCGATTACCGCCGCGCCCTGCAGATCTGTTCAGAGGAGCAGGGAGAGTCACACCCACAG ACTCTGGTGCTGATGAGTGATCTTGCCACAATTCTGGACCTACAGGGTAAGCATGAGGAAGCCCTCGGCCACATAAACAGGGCCATGCAGCTGGGGAAGGACGCCGGCCACCCCGACCAGCACGTGCTTCAGAGCAACATGGCTGCCATTCTGATGCATCAAG GCCAGTTTGAAGAGGCCAGTAGGCTGTTCCACGAGGCCCTGGCTCTGGCTCAGGccatgggagacagagaggcagaggagcagaTCCAGGAAGGGCTGAAGGAGCTGGCCAGCAGGAGAGATGCCCAGACGGACGGCAAGCCTGCTGGACAAACTGAGTGTCAGGCCGAGGGTCAGGCAGCATCAGAATGA
- the ttc19 gene encoding tetratricopeptide repeat protein 19, mitochondrial isoform X2: MALPISCRLLLSHLSRFNSCVLETSSRPILCKSNVLLALRELINGQTANISPSLAWRSAVSRRSFRRCISSHVNEESQNGDKSSKRNVLWCAVAFSFFGKADDERDEAQKAEDEIILLLKKAKLSMMRDELDAASGFLHQAIRLAHQTHNTQAIIYTYSLMANLAFVQGQLTNAEKLFKAAMSFMLSGGTPQDHNAVIEMSLKLASIYASQNKNELAEHGFQFCTESLEGKIAKHKELPLEELSDEERKDTRLLLGLCLDARARYLAVSHRLAEATTDYRRALQICSEEQGESHPQTLVLMSDLATILDLQGKHEEALGHINRAMQLGKDAGHPDQHVLQSNMAAILMHQGQFEEASRLFHEALALAQAMGDREAEEQIQEGLKELASRRDAQTDGKPAGQTECQAEGQAASE; the protein is encoded by the exons ATGGCGCTACCCATTAGCTGTCGTCTTCTGCTATCACACTTATCTCGATTTAATTCCTGTGTTTTGGAAACgtcgagtaggcctattttaTGCAAGAGCAATGTATTGCTTGCTCTAAGGGAACTGATTAATGGGCAAACAGCGAATATTTCTCCGTCCTTGGCGTGGAGAAGCGCAGTGAGCAGAAGGTCATTCCGACGTTGTATCAGTAGCCACGTAAACGAGGAAAGCCAAAATGGAGATAAATCCAGCAAGCGGAATGTATTATGGTGTGCTGTTG CTTTCTCCTTCTTCGGCAAGGCTGAcgatgagagagatgaggcgCAGAAGGCAGAGgatgaaatcattttgctaCTGAAAAAAGCCAAG CTCAGTATGATGCGGGACGAGTTGGACGCAGCCAGTGGCTTCTTGCATCAGGCCATAAGACTGGCTCATCAGACTCATAACACACAGGCCATTATCTACACATACAGCTTG ATGGCAAACCTCGCCTTTGTTCAAGGTCAGCTGACCAAT GCAGAGAAACTCTTCAAGGCAGCCATGAGTTTCATGCTCTCTGGGGGAACGCCTCAG GATCACAATGCAGTCATTGAGATGTCCTTGAAGCTGGCAAGCATATATGCCTCTCAGAACAA GAATGAATTGGCAGAGCATGGGTTCCAGTTTTGTACAGAATCTCTGGAGGGCAAGATTGCGAAACACAAGGAGCTCCCCCTAGAGGAGTTATCAG ACGAGGAGAGGAAGGACACGCGGCTGCTGCTGGGTCTGTGTCTGGACGCCAGGGCGCGCTACCTGGCTGTCTCCCATCGGCTGGCCGAGGCCACGACCGATTACCGCCGCGCCCTGCAGATCTGTTCAGAGGAGCAGGGAGAGTCACACCCACAG ACTCTGGTGCTGATGAGTGATCTTGCCACAATTCTGGACCTACAGGGTAAGCATGAGGAAGCCCTCGGCCACATAAACAGGGCCATGCAGCTGGGGAAGGACGCCGGCCACCCCGACCAGCACGTGCTTCAGAGCAACATGGCTGCCATTCTGATGCATCAAG GCCAGTTTGAAGAGGCCAGTAGGCTGTTCCACGAGGCCCTGGCTCTGGCTCAGGccatgggagacagagaggcagaggagcagaTCCAGGAAGGGCTGAAGGAGCTGGCCAGCAGGAGAGATGCCCAGACGGACGGCAAGCCTGCTGGACAAACTGAGTGTCAGGCCGAGGGTCAGGCAGCATCAGAATGA